The proteins below come from a single Zonotrichia leucophrys gambelii isolate GWCS_2022_RI chromosome 3, RI_Zleu_2.0, whole genome shotgun sequence genomic window:
- the LOC135445135 gene encoding uncharacterized protein LOC135445135, whose translation MPAGESSIVHQISLDTWDNRHQNCFPQENKRTLHPALPFTVGHEHQVLLRDPYSGPVLLDEQLASRCGYVLSEDVWGNPVFRASVLGCHVANEADELFSLTVNIKVSSFSSMRGAVTYTYPMYCSYASWASREIVCEENYMEVSVKTDVPAVSNDYTVAWMSALPETQNVAYQQWQLMFVSPSGRKRITVSDALKLGYSFNNSLSRVYLRAPYHSNESDVSVVSGVTMNMITSTSMYRQRWLLLLIDTTVSCPVDGISFTDTTLTWTVPRIIPTLVVQESTFLSKSIVMGVDDQVIVNPEEMNYLLEYNETHIRITIPTGAEGGKLESSISGGVYGVTYCIDLFLEHTWTDADWQTTKYTVIKSITTPFMPQIPTVINNTVPEERLFNVALGHFLPDVSLVAITVGNVPFSLREAQHHGFKIYETPFSNGTKAFILEVSFDDPYVLREYVNRNETKYTLLVNYTLSVGLEMTVYYQAAEVECVVADIVVPEAVGSCDEENLYLTLPTFGLHQYWDLYLGNKLLNRHLALTNGYLAATNSTHLILQIPLFAGGLIYEEVSFQKIKARFDVALRRVRTMETLQMFSISCSFNSSAFIICHPDGTIMVSAQMKTVPAIDMSKTKLRDSSCKPKEYNEVHAFFKFHVTTCGTSVRFEGDHIIYENEISYEKETLPRQSIPTITRDPDYRLAVLCYYQAKETLVLGAFSRDPATSPPFGSGTMFPRSNTAGVQFSSSIFKPL comes from the exons ATCCCTATTCTGGCCCAGTTCTGCTGGATGAGCAGCTGGCCTCTCGCTGTGGCTATGTGCTGTCAGAGGACGTGTGGGGCAATCCCGTCTTCCGCGCCTCGGTGCTCGGCTGTCACGTGGCCAATGAG GCAGATGAGCTGTTTTCACTGACTGTGAACATCAAAGTCTCCTCATTTTCAAGCATGAGGGGAGCTGTCACCTACACCTACCCTATGTACTGCTCCTATGCATCCTGGGCTTCAAGAGAAATTGTGTGTGAAGAAAACTACATGGAG gtgtcagtGAAGACTGATGTCCCAGCAGTTTCAAATGACTACACTGTAGCATGGATGTCAGCACTGCCAGAG ACTCAAAATGTTGCATACCAGCAATGGCAACTGATGTTTGTTTCTCCATCAGGGAGAAAGAGAATAACAGTAAGTGATGCACTAAAACTGGGCTACAGCTTCAATAACAGCCTGTCCCGGGTGTACCTGCGAGCGCCCTACCACAGCAACGAGTCTGATGTCAGCGTG GTCAGTGGTGTAACTATGAACATGATCACTTCCACTTCCATGTACAGGCAGCGGTGGCTGCTTTTGCTGATTGACACAACTGTCTCCTGTCCTGTTG ATGGCATCAGCTTCACCGATACCACACTAACATGGACTGTGCCAAGAATTATCCCCACACTAGTGGTCCAGGAATCTACCTTCCTGTCCAAAAGCATTGTCATGGGAGTTGATGATCAAGTCATAGTGAATCCAGAGGAGATGAACTACTTACTGGAGTACAACGAGACACACATCAGAATAACCATCCCTACTGGAGCAGAAGGGGGCAAGCTAGAG AGCTCCATATCTGGTGGTGTATATGGAGTCACTTACTGCATTGACCTGTTTCTGGAGCACACATGGACGGATGCAGATTGGCAAACCACGAAGTATACAGTCATCAAATCCATCACCACCCCTTTCATGCCACAAATACCAACTGTTATCAACA acactgtgCCAGAGGAAAGGCTTTTTAATGTTGCACTTGGACACTTTCTTCCCGATGTCTCTCTGGTGGCAATCACAGTAGGAAATGTGCCATTTTCCCTGAGGGAAGCACAGCACCACGGTTTCAAGATTTATGAAACTCCCTTTTCTAATGGAACAAAAGCATTTATCCTGGAAGTCTCTTTTGATGATCCATATGTTCTGAGAGAG tATGTGaatagaaatgaaacaaaatacacCCTCCTGGTCAACTACACCCTTAGTGTGGGTCTGGAGATGACGGTCTACTATCAGGCAGCAGAGGTGGAGTGTGTGGTTGCTGATATTG TAGTTCCAGAAGCAGTTGGTTCCTGTGATGAAGAGAACCTGTATCTGACCCTGCCCACTTTTGGCTTGCACCAGTACTGGGACCTGTACCTTGGTAACAAGCTCCTGAACCGGCACCTTGCCCTCACCAATGGTTACCTTGCAGCCACCAACTCCACACACCTGATCCTGCAAATACCTCTGTTTGCTGGGGGACTCATCTATGAG GAAGTGTCCTTTCAGAAAATTAAAGCAAGGTTTGATGTTGCCCTAAGGAGAGTGAGAACTATGGAGACCTTACAGATGTTCTCCATTAGCTGCAGTTTTAATTCTTCAGCATTTATAA TTTGCCACCCAGATGGTACCATAATGGTATCTGCCCAAATGAAGACAGTTCCTGCCATTGACATGAGTAAAACCAAGTTAAGGGACAGCTCCTGCAAGCCTAAGGAGTATAATGAAGTCCATGCCTTCTTCAAGTTCCATGTCACTACCTGTGGCACTTCAGTAAGG TTTGAAGGTGACCACATTATTTATGAGAATGAAATCTCTTATGAGAAAGAGACTCTTCCAAGACAGAGCATACCAACAATCACAAGAGATCCAGACTACAG ACTAGCAGTCTTGTGCTACTACCAAGCCAAAGAGACCCTAGTGCTTGGTGCCTTCTCCAGGGACCCAGCCACATCCCCTCCCTTTGGCTCTGGGACGATGTTTCCACGTTCAAATACTGCAGGTGTGCAATTCTCTTCCTCCATTTTTAAACCTCTCTGA
- the TTC32 gene encoding tetratricopeptide repeat protein 32 gives MAGEAAALLAAARAELRARRLSAAEELFSRFIARSPAGASSELATALNDRGQVRYLRVEFAAAVRDFTAAIECQPGFEVPYYNRGLVRYRLGDFDEAMKDFRKVLELNPQFEDAALSLKQAMLDKEEKEKRGY, from the exons ATggcgggggaggcggcggcgctgctggcggcggcgcgggcggagCTGCGGGCGCGGCGGCTCTCGGCGGCCGAGGAGCTCTTCAGCCGCTTCATcgcccgcagccccgcggg TGCCAGCAGCGAACTCGCCACGGCGCTCAACGACCGCGGGCAGGTGCGGTACCTGCGAGTGGAGTTCGCCGCCGCCGTGCGGGACTTCACGGCCGCCATCGAGTGCCAGCCCGGCTTCGAGGTGCCCTACTACAACCGCGGGCTGGTGCGCTACCGGCTGG GAGACTTTGATGAGGCCATGAAAGATTTCAGGAAAGTATTAGAGTTAAATCCCCAATTTGAAGATGCTGCATTGAGTCTAAAACAGGCTATGcttgataaagaagaaaaagagaagcgGGGTTATTGA